The following proteins are co-located in the Apium graveolens cultivar Ventura chromosome 5, ASM990537v1, whole genome shotgun sequence genome:
- the LOC141724086 gene encoding putative receptor-like protein kinase At5g24010 yields the protein MATQITQTPNLLIICIYILYVSHIITSFSPPDHYLINCGSSSPTTQHSDHRSFTGDSSEKGSHFLSSGESILVSDSTPDHNLSPIYHTSRVFIRPSRYVFDVKKKGVFMIRLHFGVLNLNDFDGVSVKFHVLVNGFVLLYDFIAGNVEDFVVKDYVVWDDDDEVVVSFVPSKKKSVGYVSGIEVISAPEDLIGDVGRFVSSYGVEEVKGLMKNGFENVYRVNVGGYKVTPFNDSLWRTWVTDDEFMKVKDGSMKVHFGGRIKYRMGGASREVGPDNVYNTARVIASESDSVSGSNITLVFSVVGGYKYLIRMHFCDIASISIGMLYFNVYVNGNLAYENLDLSLITNYMLASPFYADFVVDGDNSGVITLSVGPSNMSIPHAVDAILNGVEIMKINNSFGSLDGPVSAKSIMNCRSGIDISVWASVVAAMILFLVAPVVVQKRRNAVERTVAWSPLPVKEVNLKHDHQVNDEVNLKQDHQINVT from the coding sequence ATGGCAACCCAGATAACCCAAACCCCCAATCTCCtcataatctgtatctatatcCTGTATGTATCTCATATAATCACCTCTTTCTCTCCCCCAGATCACTATCTCATCAACTGTGGCTCGTCTTCACCTACAACCCAACATTCCGACCACCGCAGCTTCACCGGCGACTCATCGGAAAAAGGGTCCCACTTTCTCTCCTCAGGTGAATCAATCTTGGTAAGTGACTCAACCCCAGATCATAATTTGTCTCCAATTTATCATACTTCTAGGGTTTTTATAAGGCCTTCAAGATATGTGTTTGATGTGAAAAAGAAAGGTGTTTTTATGATTCGTTTGCATTTTGGGGTTTTGAATTTGAACGATTTTGATGGGGTTAGTGTTAAATTTCATGTTTTGGTTAATGGGTTTGTGTTGTTGTATGATTTTATTGCTGGGAATGTGGAGGATTTTGTAGTTAAAGATTATGTTGTTtgggatgatgatgatgaggttGTGGTTAGTTTCGTCCCATCAAAGAAAAAGAGTGTTGGGTATGTTAGCGGGATTGAAGTGATTTCGGCTCCCGAAGATTTGATAGGTGATGTGGGTAGGTTTGTGAGTTCTTATGGTGTTGAGGAGGTTAAGGGGTTGATGAAGAATGGTTTTGAAAATGTTTATAGGGTGAATGTAGGTGGTTATAAGGTTACCCCGTTTAATGATTCTTTGTGGAGGACTTGGGTTACAGATGATGAGTTCATGAAGGTGAAGGATGGATCAATGAAGGTTCATTTTGGTGGTCGGATTAAGTATCGGATGGGAGGGGCTAGTCGTGAGGTTGGTCCGGATAATGTTTATAATACTGCGAGGGTGATTGCTAGTGAGAGTGACTCTGTTTCTGGATCAAATATTACGTTGGTATTCTCTGTGGTTGGAGGTTACAAGTATCTTATTCGGATGCATTTCTGCGATATTGCTAGTATCTCGATTGGTATGCTTTATTTTAACGTTTATGTAAATGGGAATCTGGCGTATGAGAATTTGGATCTCTCTTTGATTACGAATTATATGTTGGCTTCTCCTTTCTATGCTGATTTTGTGGTGGATGGAGATAACTCGGGAGTTATAACCCTTAGTGTCGGTCCTTCTAATATGAGCATCCCACATGCTGTTGATGCTATTTTGAATGGAGTTGAAATTATGAAGATAAATAATTCCTTCGGTAGTCTTGATGGACCAGTTTCGGCAAAATCAATCATGAATTGCAGGTCAGGTATTGATATAAGTGTGTGGGCTTCTGTAGTTGCTGCTATGATCTTGTTTCTGGTTGCCCCTGTGGTTGTACAGAAGAGAAGGAATGCTGTCGAGAGAACTGTTGCATGGTCGCCATTACCTGTTAAGGAGGTTAATTTGAAGCATGATCATCAAGTAAATGATGAGGTTAATTTGAAGCAAGATCATCAAATAAATGTCACCTAG